In one window of Fulvia fulva chromosome 5, complete sequence DNA:
- a CDS encoding Alpha-ketoglutarate-dependent dioxygenase oryG: MAPAAVLPERPSTTLPFHNGVKKSASYVQPKAPLIYSGSLDHYKSFDPTNVIGRELPDLQLSDILGDDSKIRDLAILVSQRGVVFLRNQNLNIDDQKILGQKLGELTGKPSTSKLHKHALFNASRGLKIDEHGHADDEISIISSVQNRQHDAAKYKAASPYLASGGWHADISFEPIPSDYAILKITEVPEDAGGDTLWASGYEAYDRLSPAFKTLAEGLTATHHTLEFLNTARKHNLKLFDGERGAPENVGLDFEASHPVVRTNPVTGWKSLYGAAGQLKDGWIDGVTPRESEILKDYFLQLIANNHDLQVRFRWGENDVAIWDNRSAFHTATNDYYGSRQGNRVVSLGEKPYYDPKSVSRREALGQT, from the exons ATGGCACCAGCAGCGGTGTTACCAGAGCGTCCCTCGACTACCTTACCGTTCCATAACGGGGTGAAGAAATCGGCTTCCTATGTACAGCCAAAGGCACCATTGATCTATTCGGGCTCGCTAGATCACTACAAGTCATTCGATCCGACCAATGTCATTGGTAGAGAACTCCCTGATCTACAACTCAGCGACATCCTCGGCGATGACAGCAAGATTCGTGATCTTGCAATTTTGG TCTCTCAACGCGGCGTCGTCTTCCTCCGAAACCAAAATCTCAACATTGACGACCAAAAGATCCTAGGCCAAAAACTAGGCGAACTGACCGGCAAACCATCAACCTCCAAACTCCACAAACACGCCCTCTTCAACGCCTCCCGCGGCCTCAAAATCGACGAGCACGGCCACGCAGATGACGAAATCTCCATCATCTCCTCCGTGCAGAATCGCCAACACGACGCAGCAAAGTACAAAGCTGCATCACCTTACCTCGCATCTGGAGGCTGGCACGCCGACATCTCCTTCGAACCTATTCCCAGCGACTACGCGATTCTCAAGATCACAGAGGTCCCCGAGGATGCAGGTGGCGATACGTTGTGGGCCAGTGGGTATGAAGCTTACGACCGCCTCTCGCCAGCTTTCAAAACTCTCGCGGAGGGTTTGACGGCTACGCACCACACACTTGAGTTCCTCAACACAGCGCGGAAACACAATTTAAAACTCTTCGATGGGGAGCGTGGTGCGCCTGAGAATGTTGGGCTAGACTTCGAGGCGAGCCATCCAGTCGTGCGAACGAACCCTGTCACCGGCTGGAAGAGTCTGTACGGCGCAGCAGGCCAGCTGAAGGATGGTTGGATCGATGGTGTGACGCCGCGAGAGAGCGAGATTCTCAAAGACTACTTCCTCCAGCTCATCGCGAATAATCACGACCTTCAAGTCCGGTTCCGGTGGGGTGAGAATGATGTGGCGATTTGGGATAATAGGAGTGCGTTTCATACTGCTACGAA TGATTACTATGGCAGCAGGCAGGGGAATCGAGTCGTGAGTCTGGGTGAGAAGCCGTACTACGATCCGAAGTCGGTCTCGAGGAGGGAGGCGCTTGGTCAGACATGA
- a CDS encoding Vacuolar amino acid transporter 5, translating to MAQYAAITSIPSEHGSSRPAPTASQSRRSRHSKHNGMGGNASWASSVINLVNTIVGAGVLAMPHAMSNMGITLGTFVILWAGLTSGFGLYLQTKCARYLDRGGSSFFALSQITYPNAAVLFDAAITVKCFGVGVSYLIIIGDLMPGVVRGFAKDIDETGAQYLVDRHFWVTAFMLIVIPLSFLRKLDSLRYTSIVALVSIAYLVVLVVYHFSTGDTLPQKGPVSVLEWKGVVPTLSSFPVIVFAYTCHQNMFSILNEIKDASPARTTAVVGASIGSAASIYVLVAITGYLSFGDNVVGNIVSQYTPSVASTVGRAAIVVLVMFSYPLQVHPCRASLDAVTKWRPATRRNAELTPAASSRGSPSRNSLLGGPSKVPISRKPEEMSELRFAILTTLIIILSYIVAMTVSSLDKVLAYVGSTGSTAISFILPGLFYYKISAPDSPHHQRLLKDEDDEESSNDEGISTSAPRWQNGLLRKMSLAIAIYGIVVMVTCLITNSVFLASEAH from the exons ATGGCGCAATACGCAGCCATCACGAGCATCCCGAGCGAACATGGCAGTTCACGACCCGCGCCCACTGCATCACAATCGCGGCGATCACGGCATAGCAAGCACAACGGCATGGGAGGAAACGCATCATGGGCCTCTTCCGTCATAAACCTGGTGAACACCATCGTGGGGGCAGGAGTACTGGCCATGCCCCATGCCATGTCAAATATGGGCATCACGCTGGGCACTTTCGTGATACTTTGGGCTGGTCTCACGTCAGGATTCGGGCTGTACCTGCAGACAAAATGTGCGAGATATCTGGACAGGGGAGGGAGCAGTTTCTTTGCGCTTTCGCAAATCACGTACCCGAATGCTGCTGTGCTATTCGATGCGGCTATCACAGTCAAGTGTTTCGGAGTAGGCGTGTCGTACTTGATCATCATTGGCGATCTCATGCCAGGTGTCGTGAGGGGGTTCGCCAAGGATATTGACGAGACGGGTGCGCAGTATTTGGTTGACAGGCATTTCTGGGTCACGGCGTTCAT GCTGATTGTGATACCACTTTCTTTCTTGCGCAAGCTGGACAGCTTGCGGTACACTTCCATCGTTGCTCTGGTCTCGATCGCCTATCTCGTGGTCCTCGTAGTATATCACTTCTCGACTGGCGACACCCTTCCACAGAAAGGACCGGTCAGTGTGCTCGAGTGGAAAGGGGTAGTGCCAACGTTATCTTCGTTCCCGGTCATCGTGTTCGCATACACATGTCATCAGAAT ATGTTCTCTATCTTGAACGAGATCAAGGATGCCAGCCCAGCACGGACAACCGCAGTCGTTGGCGCCTCCATCGGCTCCGCAGCATCAATCTACGTTCTGGTAGCAATTACAGGCTACCTTTCCTTCGGCGACAATGTTGTCGGAAACATCGTGTCGCAATACACGCCATCTGTCGCTTCCACTGTCGGCCGAGCTGCGATCGTCGTATTGGTCATGTTCAGCTATCCTCTGCAGGTCCATCCATGCCGTGCATCTCTTGATGCAGTAACGAAGTGGCGTCCAGCAACGAGGAGAAATGCGGAGCTAACGCCTGCAGCATCATCTCGCGGATCCCCTAGCAGGAACTCATTGCTCGGTGGGCCTTCCAAGGTGCCGATCAGCCGAAAACCAGAGGAGATGAGCGAGCTGCGATTCGCCATCCTTACCACTCTGATCATCATCCTCAGCTACATAGTGGCCATGACCGTGAGCAGTCTGGACAAGGTCTTGGCGTATGTGGGCAGCACTGGTTCTACCGCGATATCGTTCATTCTTCCGGGCTTGTTCTACTACAAGATTAGCGCTCCAGATTCACCGCACCATCAACGGCTTCTCAAGGACGAAGACGACGAGGAGTCCAGTAACGATGAAGGCATTTCGACGAGTGCTCCACGGTGGCAGAATGGACTTTTGCGAAAGATGAGTTTGGCCATTGCAATTTATGGCATTGTGGTCATGGTGACTTGCTTGATCACCAACAGCGTATTTCTAGCATCGGAGGCACACTAA